In Bacteroidales bacterium, the following are encoded in one genomic region:
- a CDS encoding LUD domain-containing protein: protein MTKLDSRDFILQEIIKSKSKLSDRINLEKEINSNLIFGNLSKSIDNVFAEEFEKAGGNLFLCNNDNEFIKNFKEQILKYKWKNLFCIDKNIQNILNKEEILYKSNQTEFNSMEAGITYCENLIARFGSVMISSYKGSGRKLNVFPPVHIIIAYSSQIVENIEDAFDYIQKKYNGEFPSMVSLITGPSRTADIEKTLIMGAHGPKELFLFLINNT, encoded by the coding sequence ATGACAAAATTAGATTCAAGAGATTTTATATTGCAGGAAATTATTAAATCAAAAAGCAAATTATCTGATAGAATTAATCTTGAAAAAGAGATAAACAGCAATTTAATTTTTGGAAATTTAAGTAAAAGCATAGATAATGTATTTGCCGAAGAATTTGAAAAAGCCGGAGGTAATTTATTTTTATGTAATAATGATAATGAATTTATTAAAAATTTTAAAGAACAAATTTTAAAATATAAATGGAAAAATCTTTTTTGTATTGATAAAAACATTCAGAATATATTAAATAAAGAAGAAATCTTATATAAAAGTAACCAAACTGAATTTAATTCAATGGAGGCTGGCATTACATATTGTGAAAATCTTATTGCAAGGTTCGGAAGCGTAATGATTTCTTCATATAAAGGTTCAGGTAGAAAACTAAATGTTTTTCCGCCGGTTCATATTATTATTGCATATTCATCTCAAATAGTTGAAAACATTGAGGATGCTTTTGACTATATTCAGAAAAAATATAATGGTGAGTTTCCATCAATGGTTTCGTTAATTACAGGACCCAGTCGCACAGCAGATATTGAAAAAACATTGATTATGGGTGCTCACGGACCAAAAGAACTTTTTTTGTTTTTAATAAATAATACTTAA
- a CDS encoding phosphatidate cytidylyltransferase, translated as MKNLFIRTITGLFFVSIIIGSIAFSKYGFLGIMLIIIVLGLWEFYNLSYKTLAKPQIYYGIIIGTALFISNYLVSINNIDQKIFIFFIPLITLIFLSELYRDSKRPFNNIAFTILGLIYIAFPIALFNYFVFSYKILTVCYNPNILLGFFLLLWANDTGAYIVGVSIGKHRLFVRISPKKSWEGFFGGAIASLGIAYLLSKYYTELILIDWLIISIIIVIMATLGDLVESIFKRSINIKDSGRILPGHGGILDRFDGVFLSSPIVFVYLQLINNY; from the coding sequence TTGAAAAATTTATTTATTAGAACTATTACGGGGCTTTTTTTTGTAAGCATTATTATTGGTTCTATTGCATTCAGTAAATATGGTTTTCTTGGAATAATGCTGATTATTATTGTTTTGGGATTATGGGAATTTTATAACTTATCATATAAAACTTTAGCCAAGCCTCAAATATATTATGGAATAATTATTGGAACTGCTCTTTTTATTAGTAATTATTTGGTTTCAATTAATAATATTGACCAAAAAATTTTCATTTTTTTTATTCCTTTAATTACTTTAATTTTTTTATCAGAACTTTACAGAGATTCTAAACGACCATTTAATAACATAGCATTTACAATTTTAGGATTAATTTATATTGCATTTCCTATTGCGCTTTTTAATTATTTCGTTTTTTCATATAAAATCCTTACTGTTTGTTATAATCCAAATATTCTTTTAGGTTTTTTCTTATTATTATGGGCAAATGATACAGGGGCATATATAGTAGGGGTATCAATAGGAAAACACAGATTATTTGTAAGAATATCTCCAAAAAAATCATGGGAAGGTTTCTTTGGAGGAGCAATAGCTTCTTTGGGTATTGCTTATCTATTATCAAAATATTATACTGAATTGATATTAATTGATTGGTTAATAATTTCAATCATAATTGTAATTATGGCTACATTGGGAGACCTTGTAGAATCAATATTTAAACGAAGTATTAACATTAAAGATTCAGGAAGAATATTGCCCGGACATGGTGGTATTCTTGACAGATTCGATGGAGTTTTTTTATCTTCTCCAATAGTATTTGTATATTTGCAATTAATAAATAATTATTAA
- a CDS encoding phosphatidylserine decarboxylase family protein, with protein sequence MIHKEGINIIVIFSIALIIINFLIYYYFSTSSIAFKIFLILSIVFILLILNFFRNPERIPEINDNNILAPADGKIVVIKETEEPEYFKDKRLQISIFMSAYDVHINWVPVSGHIKYFKYHPGDHIVAWHPKSSTKNERTTVVIKKEDNTEILVRQIAGILARRIVCYAKENKDVKQGSQLGFIKFGSRVDIFLPIGTKVNVTIDQKVKGNKTVIATFR encoded by the coding sequence ATGATCCATAAAGAAGGAATTAATATAATAGTAATATTTTCAATAGCTCTTATCATAATAAATTTTCTTATTTATTATTATTTTTCAACAAGTTCGATTGCTTTTAAAATATTTTTAATATTATCAATCGTATTTATTCTTTTAATTCTGAATTTTTTCAGAAATCCCGAAAGGATTCCTGAAATAAATGATAATAACATACTTGCACCCGCTGATGGAAAAATAGTTGTAATTAAAGAAACAGAAGAGCCTGAATATTTTAAAGATAAAAGATTACAAATATCAATATTTATGTCAGCCTATGATGTTCATATTAATTGGGTTCCTGTATCAGGCCACATAAAATATTTCAAATATCATCCCGGTGATCATATAGTTGCATGGCATCCGAAATCTTCAACAAAAAACGAAAGAACTACTGTAGTAATTAAAAAAGAAGATAATACTGAGATTTTAGTACGCCAGATTGCAGGCATTCTTGCTCGCCGAATTGTTTGCTATGCAAAAGAAAATAAAGATGTTAAACAGGGTTCTCAATTAGGTTTTATCAAATTTGGTTCACGTGTTGATATTTTTTTACCAATAGGAACAAAAGTTAATGTTACTATTGATCAAAAAGTAAAAGGAAATAAAACTGTTATTGCTACTTTTCGTTAA
- a CDS encoding DUF2007 domain-containing protein, translating to MEKDWVKIYTIDKLYKAELLKDILKDEEIDSVIINKQDSSYLSFGDIEIYVKSENIIKAKYLINKIKI from the coding sequence TTGGAAAAAGATTGGGTTAAAATATACACAATTGATAAATTATACAAAGCTGAATTATTAAAGGACATCTTGAAAGATGAAGAAATTGATTCAGTAATAATAAATAAACAGGATTCTTCGTATCTTTCATTCGGTGATATTGAAATTTATGTAAAATCAGAAAATATAATAAAGGCTAAATACTTAATTAATAAAATTAAAATTTGA